The Enterococcus sp. 7F3_DIV0205 genome has a window encoding:
- a CDS encoding DUF1433 domain-containing protein yields MKTRYKFLIAIGIMVVGIAGLNRYSYNNYTNKQKERIELFFNYNYNIDSLTFTKTKKNPMGTLVFYGYFNDDKENDFSADIMPYQKEFEGNIAINGAFDNENAKFENGKTYSVSEIEKIQRKERRKNSEENSSSWFSDSAYTE; encoded by the coding sequence ATGAAAACTAGATATAAATTTTTGATTGCGATAGGAATAATGGTAGTAGGGATAGCAGGATTGAATCGCTACAGCTATAACAATTATACGAACAAACAAAAAGAACGAATCGAATTATTTTTTAATTACAATTATAATATCGATTCTCTTACTTTTACTAAAACAAAAAAAAATCCAATGGGAACATTAGTCTTTTATGGTTATTTTAATGATGATAAAGAAAATGATTTTTCAGCAGATATTATGCCTTATCAAAAAGAATTTGAAGGAAATATTGCAATTAATGGCGCATTTGATAACGAAAATGCAAAATTTGAAAACGGAAAAACATATTCTGTTTCTGAAATAGAGAAGATCCAACGTAAGGAACGCCGAAAAAACAGTGAAGAAAACTCTAGTTCTTGGTTCTCCGATTCAGCCTACACTGAATGA
- the glmU gene encoding bifunctional UDP-N-acetylglucosamine diphosphorylase/glucosamine-1-phosphate N-acetyltransferase GlmU, producing MENRYVIILAAGKGTRMKSKLYKVLHPVAGKPMVEHIMDQVEKTNPSEVVTIVGHGAEAIKSHLGERSQYALQAEQLGTGHAVLQAEAHLAGKKGTTLVITGDTPLLTAETLANLFDYHQGKNASATILTAHAEDPTGYGRIIRDHVGIVEKIVEQKDASEQEARVQEINTGTFCFDNEALFNALSKINTDNAQGEYYLTDIIEILKKEGKTVAAYQMADFEEAMGINDRVALAEANKIMHRRLNTMHMRNGVSFVDSDSTYIDEGVVIGSDTVIEAGVHLKGKTVIGEDCFIGAHSEIVDSIIEDNVKITQSVVEESIIRKNADVGPFAHIRPKAEIGERVHVGNFVEIKNATVAEDTKVGHLTYVGDADLGKNINVGCGVVFVNYDGKDKHRTTVGDHAFIGSSTSLIAPVNVAANSVIAAGSTITDDVAEFDLAIARARQVNKEGYGKNMPYMNNEK from the coding sequence TTGGAAAACAGATATGTCATCATCCTCGCTGCCGGTAAAGGAACACGTATGAAATCGAAACTTTATAAAGTGTTGCATCCTGTCGCTGGAAAACCAATGGTGGAACACATCATGGATCAAGTAGAAAAAACGAATCCAAGTGAAGTTGTGACGATCGTCGGTCACGGTGCTGAGGCAATCAAAAGCCATTTAGGTGAACGTAGCCAATATGCTTTACAAGCAGAACAATTAGGAACAGGACATGCTGTGCTACAAGCTGAAGCACATTTAGCAGGCAAAAAAGGTACAACCCTTGTTATTACAGGCGACACGCCGTTATTAACTGCTGAAACTTTAGCGAATCTATTTGACTATCATCAAGGGAAAAACGCCAGTGCAACGATTTTAACAGCTCATGCCGAAGATCCAACTGGATACGGTCGAATCATCCGTGATCATGTGGGCATCGTTGAAAAAATCGTGGAGCAAAAAGATGCTTCCGAACAAGAAGCTCGTGTTCAAGAAATCAATACTGGAACGTTTTGTTTTGATAATGAAGCCTTGTTTAATGCCTTATCTAAAATCAATACCGACAATGCACAAGGGGAATATTATTTAACAGATATTATTGAGATCCTTAAAAAGGAAGGTAAGACCGTTGCTGCCTACCAAATGGCTGATTTTGAAGAAGCGATGGGAATCAATGATCGTGTAGCTTTAGCTGAGGCGAATAAAATCATGCATCGCCGTTTAAATACAATGCATATGAGAAATGGTGTCTCATTCGTTGATTCTGATTCAACGTATATTGACGAAGGCGTTGTGATCGGTTCCGATACGGTGATTGAAGCTGGCGTGCATTTAAAAGGGAAAACAGTGATCGGTGAAGATTGTTTTATCGGCGCACATTCTGAAATTGTGGATAGTATAATCGAAGATAACGTAAAAATCACGCAATCCGTTGTTGAAGAGAGCATTATTCGCAAAAATGCCGATGTCGGTCCATTTGCGCATATCCGTCCGAAAGCTGAAATCGGTGAGCGTGTTCATGTCGGAAACTTTGTAGAAATCAAAAATGCGACAGTGGCAGAAGATACTAAAGTGGGTCATTTGACGTATGTTGGCGATGCAGACTTAGGGAAAAATATCAATGTCGGCTGCGGTGTGGTTTTTGTTAACTATGATGGAAAAGATAAACACCGCACAACAGTCGGGGATCATGCGTTTATCGGGTCATCAACAAGTTTGATCGCACCTGTGAACGTTGCAGCGAATTCCGTTATCGCAGCAGGTTCTACGATTACAGATGATGTGGCAGAATTTGACTTGGCGATTGCTCGTGCAAGACAAGTGAATAAAGAAGGTTATGGGAAGAACATGCCTTATATGAATAACGAGAAATAA